From Bicyclus anynana chromosome 7, ilBicAnyn1.1, whole genome shotgun sequence, the proteins below share one genomic window:
- the LOC112043521 gene encoding uncharacterized protein LOC112043521 yields the protein MEAGSSPKRLTTTRRVKYRESAWRVHEFEVWSGELLCRAAVLRMDGSALVWLGAQDAQLGDMALGMPHENGALATALLGSADDAVRLARRLAAARARPAHVCCSLALNRFTAPLVERALAAELKAHPDCF from the coding sequence atggaagctggcaGCTCCCCGAAGCGGCTGACGACGACACGGCGCGTGAAGTACCGCGAGAGCGCGTGGCGTGTACATGAATTCGAGGTGTGGAGCGGCGAACTGCTGTGCCGGGCGGCCGTGCTACGCATGGATGGATCCGCGCTGGTGTGGCTAGGCGCACAGGATGCACAGCTGGGTGACATGGCGCTGGGTATGCCGCACGAGAACGGCGCCCTGGCCACGGCGTTGCTGGGCTCTGCTGACGACGCAGTGCGACTGGCTAGACGCCTGGCCGCAGCGCGCGCTCGCCCCGCGCACGTGTGCTGCTCGCTGGCGCTGAACCGCTTTACAGCGCCGCTGGTGGAGCGCGCTCTGGCGGCTGAGCTTAAAGCTCACCCTGACTGCTTCTGA